A genome region from Vulpes lagopus strain Blue_001 chromosome 7, ASM1834538v1, whole genome shotgun sequence includes the following:
- the C7H19orf67 gene encoding UPF0575 protein C19orf67 homolog, whose product MATEQWFVEPLPPGPGETPPPDDLEAGAQPCGDASWLASPGGPGDPPEAEPEDVQGQLQEASTATPSPEPLAPGPAPPRLPLDTMFSPITEQLRYLLKKADDFQSYLLYSRDRVQKEQLAKAMPTFLQMCEPYFLYLEAAARSVPPIYGALQELVRKGLLEISQQLTLRLEQLVLMYASFGFVDLEETDPLSISCFFCGRFSISPSHEVSIFRYCAPAAYTASRFPRYLYKKMRWNLETTPEPSGRGQDSHVDYYFLCYRDTWEDTGKSPANSCPQIQKLWSIGRWVPLGPAEDDLYSWILCPQPPGDYQQLLTIGFEEPSHMLATDLLVQILTGQAGPARPPSAAGPAAWAAQGS is encoded by the exons GGAAGCTGGGGCGCAGCCCTGCGGAGACGCATCCTGGTTGGCGTCCCCTGGCGGACCTGGGGATCCACCGGAGGCGGAACCGGAGGACGTCCAGGGGCAGCTGCAGGAGGCCTCTACCGCTACTCCTTCCCCCGAGCCTCTGGCCCCGGGGCCCGCCCCGCCTCGCCTCCCCTTGGACACCATGTTCAGCCCCATCACGGAACAGCTCCGCTACCTGCTCAAGAAGGCAGATGATTTCCAGAGCTACTTACTTTACAG CAGGGACCGCGTGCAGAAGGAACAGCTGGCCAAGGCCATGCCCACCTTCTTACAGATGTGTGAGCCCTACTTTCTCTACCTGGAGGCAGCTGCACGGAGTGTGCCCCCCATCTACGGAGCCCTGCAGGAGCTGGTTCGAAAGGGG CTGTTGGAGATATCCCAACAGCTGACCCTGCGCCTGGAACAGCTGGTCCTCATGTATGCCTCCTTTGGGTTCGTGGACCTGGAGGAGACTGACCCCCTAAG CATCTCCTGTTTCTTCTGTGGGAGGTTCTCCATCAGCCCTTCCCATGAAGTGTCCATCTTCAGATACTGTGCCCCAGCCGCCTACACTGCCAGCCGCTTCCCCCGATACCTCTATAAGAAGATGCGATGGAACCTGGAAACCACCCCAGAGCCCAGCGGCAGGGGGCAAGATTCCCATGTGGATTA ctaCTTTCTGTGCTATCGAGATACATGGGAAGACACAGGCAAGAGCCCGGCCAATTCGTGCCCCCAGATCCAGAAGCTGTGGTCCATTGGCCGCTGGGTGCCGCTGGGACCTGCGGAGGATGACCTTTATTCATG GATTTTGTGCCCGCAGCCGCCGGGAGACTACCAGCAGCTGCTGACCATCGGCTTCGAGGAGCCCTCGCACATGCTGGCCACCGACCTGCTGGTGCAGATTCTCACCGGCCAGgcaggcccggcccggcccccgagCGCGGCCGGGCCCGCGGCGTGGGCCGCGCAGGGGTCTTGA